A genomic stretch from Larimichthys crocea isolate SSNF chromosome XXII, L_crocea_2.0, whole genome shotgun sequence includes:
- the LOC109142988 gene encoding cell wall protein RTB1-like isoform X1 has translation MNNYLLHVNAISCMWPVTVLFAGESSIDFLFDFLEVSQSLLGGFDVVDNRPRAGVNGSLTVTLTGTNSATVTEVILVKSSGSGQVNGSVKAQGGGDFLAHFDVIPSEDFVVVVKGRNINSSTRALPVIFQRQSPTSIRASTLSVTADNSNNVLVPGIPLSVPFTVTTNGTGGDFRIQATNDQGFTSNFPSTLSLVSGGSANGTVNLTAPPNTVSGTEVTLTVEAQAPGGTDTNYVVLRFTVLTTVTDFTRPVCELVSLQSNCSENCSLSMWELSVQVTDGAEGTGIDRITLKQGNGTVSTSLATSNSTMNTSLAAGNMNITLVSYNASCCSPDVDLLVVDRVGNVGSCFYSIRRTATNNSSQVNTTSSPQTTPETPTPTAETPASTAETPTPAPAVSSSTKTVQSLLFCFSLMIVGLNSAFKWG, from the exons ATGAATAATTACTtgttacatgttaatgctatATCCTGCATGTGGCCTGtaactgttttatttgcagGAGAGAGCAGCattgacttcctgtttgacttTCTGGAGGTATCGCAGAGCCTGCTCGGAGGATTTGATGTCGTAGACAATCGTCCCAGAGCTG GTGTCAATGGTAGTCTGACGGTAACGCTAACTGGGACTAACTCTGCCACGGTGACAGAAGTGATTCTGGTTAAGTCATCAGGGTCAGGACAAGTTAATGGCAGTGTGAAGGCGCAAGGTGGAGGAGACTTTTTGGCTCACTTTGACGTGATACCATCAGAGGACTTTGTGGTGGTTGTGAAGGGGCGAAACATCAATAGCTCCACCAGAGCGCTCCCAGTGATCTTCCAGAGACAGTCACCCACCAGCATCAGAGCATCTACTCTGAGTGTTACTGCT GACAATTCAAATAACGTCTTAGTACCGGGCATACCACTTTCAGTTCCCTTTACCGTGACGACCAATGGAACCGGAGGAGACTTCCGTATCCAGGCTACCAATGACCAAGGTTTTACTTCAAATTTCCCATCCACCTTATCCCTGGTATCTGGAGGCAGTGCTAACGGCACAGTGAACCTCACAGCCCCTCCTAACACTGTGTCTGGTACTGAGGTCACCCTGACTGTTGAGGCTCAGGCTCCAGGAGGCACGGACACCAACTATGTTGTTCTGCGTTTTACTGTCCTTACAACG GTGACTGATTTCACTCGGCCGGTGTGTGAGCTTGTCAGCCTGCAGTCTAACTGCTCTGAAAACTGCAGCTTATCCATGTGGGAGCTTTCTGTTCAGGTTACAGATGGAGCTGAAGGTACGGGTATCGACCGCATTACCCTCAAACAGGGCAATGGCACCGTGAGCACCAGCCTGGCCACCAGCAACAGCACCATGAACACCAGCCTGGCCGCCGGCAACATGAACATAACACTGGTGTCCTACAACGCGTCTTGCTGTTCACCTGATGTGGATCTGCTGGTTGTGGATCGGGTGGGAAACGTAGGCTCCTGTTTCTACAGCATTCGGAGAACAGCCACCAACAACAGCTCACAAGTCAATACAACCAGCAGCCCACAAACTACACCTGAAACTCCAACTCCAACAGCTGAAACTCCAGCTTCAACAGCTGAAACTCCAACTCCAGCACCTGCTGTGTCTTCATCTACCAAAACGGTTCAGTCGCTTCTTTTTTGCTTTAGCCTCATGATCGTAGGGCTCAACTCAGCATTTAAATGGGGATAA
- the LOC109142988 gene encoding cell wall protein RTB1-like isoform X2, translated as MVSAVPYTLKVVGESSIDFLFDFLEVSQSLLGGFDVVDNRPRAGVNGSLTVTLTGTNSATVTEVILVKSSGSGQVNGSVKAQGGGDFLAHFDVIPSEDFVVVVKGRNINSSTRALPVIFQRQSPTSIRASTLSVTADNSNNVLVPGIPLSVPFTVTTNGTGGDFRIQATNDQGFTSNFPSTLSLVSGGSANGTVNLTAPPNTVSGTEVTLTVEAQAPGGTDTNYVVLRFTVLTTVTDFTRPVCELVSLQSNCSENCSLSMWELSVQVTDGAEGTGIDRITLKQGNGTVSTSLATSNSTMNTSLAAGNMNITLVSYNASCCSPDVDLLVVDRVGNVGSCFYSIRRTATNNSSQVNTTSSPQTTPETPTPTAETPASTAETPTPAPAVSSSTKTVQSLLFCFSLMIVGLNSAFKWG; from the exons ATGGTGTCAGCAGTGCCTTACACTCTGAAGGTCGTCG GAGAGAGCAGCattgacttcctgtttgacttTCTGGAGGTATCGCAGAGCCTGCTCGGAGGATTTGATGTCGTAGACAATCGTCCCAGAGCTG GTGTCAATGGTAGTCTGACGGTAACGCTAACTGGGACTAACTCTGCCACGGTGACAGAAGTGATTCTGGTTAAGTCATCAGGGTCAGGACAAGTTAATGGCAGTGTGAAGGCGCAAGGTGGAGGAGACTTTTTGGCTCACTTTGACGTGATACCATCAGAGGACTTTGTGGTGGTTGTGAAGGGGCGAAACATCAATAGCTCCACCAGAGCGCTCCCAGTGATCTTCCAGAGACAGTCACCCACCAGCATCAGAGCATCTACTCTGAGTGTTACTGCT GACAATTCAAATAACGTCTTAGTACCGGGCATACCACTTTCAGTTCCCTTTACCGTGACGACCAATGGAACCGGAGGAGACTTCCGTATCCAGGCTACCAATGACCAAGGTTTTACTTCAAATTTCCCATCCACCTTATCCCTGGTATCTGGAGGCAGTGCTAACGGCACAGTGAACCTCACAGCCCCTCCTAACACTGTGTCTGGTACTGAGGTCACCCTGACTGTTGAGGCTCAGGCTCCAGGAGGCACGGACACCAACTATGTTGTTCTGCGTTTTACTGTCCTTACAACG GTGACTGATTTCACTCGGCCGGTGTGTGAGCTTGTCAGCCTGCAGTCTAACTGCTCTGAAAACTGCAGCTTATCCATGTGGGAGCTTTCTGTTCAGGTTACAGATGGAGCTGAAGGTACGGGTATCGACCGCATTACCCTCAAACAGGGCAATGGCACCGTGAGCACCAGCCTGGCCACCAGCAACAGCACCATGAACACCAGCCTGGCCGCCGGCAACATGAACATAACACTGGTGTCCTACAACGCGTCTTGCTGTTCACCTGATGTGGATCTGCTGGTTGTGGATCGGGTGGGAAACGTAGGCTCCTGTTTCTACAGCATTCGGAGAACAGCCACCAACAACAGCTCACAAGTCAATACAACCAGCAGCCCACAAACTACACCTGAAACTCCAACTCCAACAGCTGAAACTCCAGCTTCAACAGCTGAAACTCCAACTCCAGCACCTGCTGTGTCTTCATCTACCAAAACGGTTCAGTCGCTTCTTTTTTGCTTTAGCCTCATGATCGTAGGGCTCAACTCAGCATTTAAATGGGGATAA